A region from the Haloarcula limicola genome encodes:
- a CDS encoding cbb3-type cytochrome c oxidase subunit I codes for MSESHEHGLPPKSSISRWFLTTNHKDIGVLYLVTALFFFVFGGTLALLFRLELITPAADLLGPMGYNQAVSTHGLLMVFWFISPFAFGFANYLVPLQIGADDLAFPRLNALSYWLYLFSGVLMGVSFFQGMTFAGGWTMYAPLNTPAYIPGEGLGATSVVLALIMFTAAVTLGSVNFLTTMYRMRAENLRMRDIPIFSLSINLTVWMMLFAFAALLAALMILASDHIIGTNYFQYSIDGTTMATDADNPGASLLWAHLFWFFGHPEVYIVFFPALGVMAECFQTFTGRRLVGRKWFIISMVLVALQSFVVWMHHMFLTGINLPIKTVFMATTIGISLPFDLMVFSLIYTMAKGRVRFTTPFLFSLGALLLFIIGGITGVFLGAIVLDYQFRGTYWVVAHFHYVMVAGATALFGGLYYWYPKITGKMYDETLGKLHFAVYFVGFNLLYFPMFIAWETPRRVFQYPQELQIWHSMATVGGFLLGASFLIMFYNLFASLWRGEDAGDSPWAYATSAEWAVSSPPPLENFPGVPSYAGGSLSFLDDEEVAERTRKSGSGVAADGGAATDGGTAADGGEPSTGRRASSGYRPGGGTASVTPVTATGTPAATAHETSGEEHASHASLWPFLVSLGGFIAFFGLSGVRTGSVVYVTLAALGGLATFGALFGMAREPFHAPEMPIAERWPFAKVEKPKLGMWTFLASDIVLFGAFIGSYAFVRVAYGWTAWHHDLIPAEHVTMPGLINTYLLLTSSFLVVLAMVAAERESKKGTTAALAGTFALGVGFLINKGLEWQHLFHIHTELFPNGWNLSTNIASSTFYLTTGLHGAHVTVGLVICAYMTVRAWNGAYQGDDRAIEYFGLYWHFVDIVWLFLFPLFYIL; via the coding sequence ATGAGCGAGAGCCACGAGCACGGGCTGCCGCCGAAGTCCTCGATCAGTCGCTGGTTCCTCACGACGAACCACAAGGACATCGGCGTCCTCTATCTCGTCACCGCGCTGTTCTTCTTCGTCTTCGGCGGGACCTTAGCGCTCTTGTTCCGCCTCGAACTCATCACGCCCGCCGCCGATCTGCTCGGGCCGATGGGGTACAACCAGGCTGTCTCGACGCACGGCCTGCTGATGGTGTTCTGGTTCATCTCGCCGTTTGCCTTCGGCTTCGCCAACTACCTCGTCCCCCTGCAGATCGGGGCCGACGACCTGGCGTTCCCCCGTCTGAACGCGCTGTCGTACTGGCTCTACCTCTTCTCGGGCGTCCTGATGGGCGTCTCCTTCTTCCAGGGGATGACCTTCGCCGGCGGCTGGACGATGTACGCGCCGCTGAACACGCCCGCCTACATCCCCGGTGAGGGACTCGGGGCCACGTCGGTCGTGCTGGCGCTCATCATGTTCACCGCCGCCGTCACGCTCGGGTCGGTGAACTTCCTGACGACGATGTACCGGATGCGCGCCGAGAACCTGCGGATGCGCGATATCCCGATCTTCTCGCTCTCTATCAACCTCACCGTCTGGATGATGCTCTTCGCCTTCGCCGCGCTGCTGGCGGCGCTGATGATCCTCGCCTCCGACCACATCATCGGGACGAACTACTTCCAGTACTCCATCGACGGGACGACGATGGCGACCGACGCCGACAACCCCGGGGCGTCGCTGCTGTGGGCGCACCTGTTCTGGTTCTTCGGCCATCCGGAGGTCTACATCGTCTTCTTCCCGGCGCTGGGCGTGATGGCCGAGTGCTTCCAGACCTTCACGGGGCGGCGACTGGTCGGCCGCAAGTGGTTCATCATCTCGATGGTGCTGGTGGCGCTCCAGAGCTTCGTCGTCTGGATGCACCACATGTTCCTCACGGGCATCAACCTCCCAATCAAGACGGTGTTCATGGCGACCACCATCGGCATCTCGCTGCCGTTCGACCTGATGGTGTTCTCGCTCATCTACACGATGGCGAAGGGACGAGTGAGATTCACGACGCCGTTCCTGTTCTCGCTTGGCGCGCTGCTACTGTTCATCATCGGCGGCATCACCGGCGTCTTCCTCGGCGCGATCGTACTCGACTACCAGTTCCGGGGCACCTACTGGGTGGTCGCGCACTTCCACTACGTGATGGTCGCGGGCGCAACGGCGCTGTTCGGCGGGCTCTACTACTGGTACCCGAAGATCACCGGGAAGATGTACGACGAGACGCTCGGGAAGCTCCACTTCGCCGTCTACTTCGTCGGGTTCAACCTGCTCTACTTCCCGATGTTCATCGCGTGGGAGACGCCCCGGCGAGTGTTCCAGTACCCCCAAGAGCTCCAGATCTGGCACTCGATGGCCACCGTCGGCGGGTTCTTGCTGGGCGCGAGTTTCCTGATCATGTTCTACAACCTCTTCGCCTCGCTGTGGCGCGGCGAGGACGCCGGCGACAGCCCGTGGGCCTATGCCACCTCCGCAGAGTGGGCGGTCTCCTCGCCGCCGCCGCTGGAGAACTTCCCCGGCGTCCCGAGTTACGCCGGCGGCTCGCTCTCCTTCCTCGACGACGAGGAGGTAGCCGAACGCACCCGGAAATCCGGGAGCGGCGTAGCTGCTGACGGCGGTGCTGCGACGGACGGCGGGACCGCCGCCGATGGGGGTGAGCCGTCCACCGGACGGCGAGCCTCGTCGGGCTATCGGCCCGGCGGCGGAACCGCTTCGGTGACGCCCGTGACGGCGACCGGAACGCCGGCGGCGACCGCCCACGAGACGAGCGGCGAGGAACACGCGAGCCACGCCAGTCTCTGGCCGTTCCTGGTGAGCTTGGGCGGATTCATCGCGTTCTTCGGTCTCTCGGGCGTGCGGACCGGCAGCGTCGTCTACGTCACGCTGGCCGCGCTCGGCGGTCTGGCGACGTTCGGGGCGCTGTTCGGGATGGCCCGCGAGCCGTTCCACGCCCCGGAGATGCCCATCGCCGAGCGCTGGCCCTTCGCTAAGGTGGAGAAGCCGAAGCTCGGGATGTGGACGTTCCTCGCGAGCGACATCGTCCTCTTCGGGGCGTTCATCGGGTCGTACGCCTTCGTCCGGGTCGCTTACGGCTGGACCGCGTGGCACCACGACCTCATCCCCGCCGAGCACGTCACGATGCCGGGACTGATCAACACCTACCTCCTGCTCACGTCGAGCTTCCTCGTCGTGCTGGCGATGGTCGCCGCGGAGCGCGAGAGCAAGAAGGGAACGACCGCCGCGCTCGCGGGCACGTTCGCCCTCGGCGTCGGCTTCCTGATAAACAAGGGCCTGGAGTGGCAGCACCTCTTTCACATCCACACGGAGCTGTTCCCCAACGGCTGGAACCTCTCGACGAACATCGCGTCCTCGACGTTCTACCTCACCACGGGCTTACACGGGGCACACGTCACCGTCGGTCTCGTCATCTGTGCGTACATGACCGTTCGCGCGTGGAACGGGGCCTATCAGGGCGACGACAGGGCCATCGAGTACTTCGGGCTGTACTGGCACTTCGTGGACATCGTCTGGCTGTTCCTGTTTCCGCTGTTCTACATACTCTGA
- a CDS encoding cytochrome C oxidase subunit IV family protein: MNWKGYTVIYVVLFAFATAQAVVEFAGLVESAYWLAFGVIMVLSVVKAVGVAAYYQHLRWEPRSVTYLVLGGTVAAMALTFAAAYSIL, encoded by the coding sequence ATGAACTGGAAAGGATACACCGTCATATACGTCGTGTTGTTCGCGTTCGCGACTGCACAGGCCGTCGTGGAGTTCGCGGGTCTCGTCGAGAGCGCGTACTGGCTGGCCTTCGGGGTCATCATGGTGCTGTCGGTCGTCAAGGCCGTCGGCGTCGCCGCCTACTACCAGCACCTGCGCTGGGAACCCCGGTCGGTGACGTACCTCGTCTTAGGCGGCACCGTCGCGGCGATGGCGCTGACCTTCGCCGCCGCGTACTCGATCCTCTGA
- the coxB gene encoding cytochrome c oxidase subunit II, whose protein sequence is MSYTIPHNVVGIPLHGGSVRAPADVFNSIFEVFLLLGTAVGILVVSYTLYHAIKYRETAGEDPYEGKVERPQMGELPTGGSGGRKVFYSFGISAIIVVSLIAWTYTTLLYIENGPSGPQVDALEIDVEGFRFGWEFTYPNGYRTNTLRVPQDRVVRLDVTSSDVFHNFGIPELRVKTDAVPGQTTQAWFTANQTGNYTAKCYELCGSGHSLMTAPVQVVSDEEYDAWYANTSNQTANGAESENGTQAESGTQTENGTATPTSGTATQTAARISSPAAFGGVPA, encoded by the coding sequence ATGAGTTACACGATACCACACAACGTGGTCGGGATCCCGCTCCACGGGGGGAGCGTCAGGGCACCGGCCGACGTCTTCAACAGCATCTTCGAGGTGTTCCTGCTGTTGGGGACTGCGGTGGGAATCCTCGTCGTGTCCTACACGCTGTATCACGCCATCAAGTACCGCGAGACGGCGGGCGAGGACCCTTACGAGGGCAAAGTCGAGCGACCGCAGATGGGGGAACTGCCGACGGGCGGGTCCGGCGGGCGAAAGGTGTTCTACTCGTTCGGTATCAGCGCGATCATCGTCGTCTCGCTCATCGCGTGGACGTACACCACGCTCCTCTACATCGAGAACGGTCCGTCGGGGCCGCAGGTAGACGCGCTGGAGATTGACGTCGAGGGTTTCCGGTTCGGCTGGGAGTTCACCTACCCGAACGGGTACCGGACGAACACGCTTCGCGTGCCACAGGACCGGGTGGTCAGATTAGACGTGACGTCGTCGGACGTGTTCCACAACTTCGGGATCCCCGAGTTGCGGGTGAAGACCGACGCCGTCCCCGGCCAGACCACGCAGGCGTGGTTCACGGCCAATCAGACGGGCAACTACACCGCCAAGTGTTACGAGCTGTGCGGGAGCGGCCACTCGCTGATGACCGCCCCGGTGCAGGTCGTCTCCGACGAGGAGTACGACGCGTGGTACGCGAACACGTCGAACCAGACCGCGAACGGAGCGGAGAGCGAAAACGGAACGCAGGCGGAGAGCGGAACGCAGACCGAGAACGGAACCGCAACTCCAACTAGCGGAACCGCCACGCAGACGGCGGCCCGCATCAGTAGCCCGGCGGCCTTCGGGGGTGTCCCGGCATGA